One genomic region from Mytilus trossulus isolate FHL-02 chromosome 9, PNRI_Mtr1.1.1.hap1, whole genome shotgun sequence encodes:
- the LOC134684385 gene encoding uncharacterized protein LOC134684385, with amino-acid sequence MSCCTKIMRKIQAKEIEVDDLGKAKQFRLFSIARPHMRSFHASWFCFFVAFTSWFGIQPLLPTIRKELELSKTDLANSGIASVAATIAVRVIIGPMCDKFGPRKIMCSLLITGAIPMALAGLIKTGTGLIVLRLFVGILGGTFVPCQFWTSAMYNSKIVGTANAIARGWGNLGGGFTFILMPGLFQLIKVIGADEFMAWKLAVVVPSLICVLTGISIIFTSDDCPQGHWDNRLMPTTLTCSTDKTKQTQGVTNQGFEHTSDEDGNASKAVSETHIDGKKFEPSSSEIRNNNEKHISNQSNRFWSIITILVLVIQYGMCFGVEIAVNTVMNLYFLYNFKKEGCVEWSNSFSNITITTMKSEVKEADTNECSILGQDTASLIASLFGLMNLFARAMGGIYSDIMRKYLGIAGRLVAQFTCLVCEGIMLIIFSQMSTISTSIAVMIFFSMFVQMSEGTTFAIVPYVLPSHVGIVAGLVGAGGNAGALVWNTLWRQFVEQNPSQWFWLLGIIVLSGSLLTFLIEVQEKRIWNVFLCCKHKERKYTI; translated from the exons ATGTCGTGTTGTACAAAAATTATGAGAAAAATTCAAGCCAAAGAGATAGAAGTAGATGATCTTGGTAAAGCAAAACAATTTAGATTATTCAGTATTGCTCGTCCACATATGCGAAGCTTCCATGCCTCAtggttttgtttctttgtcGCTTTCACGTCATGGTTTGGTATTCAACCACTACTCCCTACAATAAGGAAAGAGCTTGAATTATCTAAAACAGATCTTGCTAACTCTGGAATTGCCAGTGTTGCCGCTACAATCGCAGTTCGAGTGATAATTGGACCGATGTGTGACAAGTTTGGACCTCGAAAGATAATGTGTAGCCTTTTGATAACAGGTGCTATACCAATGGCACTAGCTGGCTTAATAAAAACTGGAACGGGTCTTATTGTATTACGATTATTCGTTGGAATATTAGGTGGAACATTTGTTCCGTGTCAATTCTGGACTTCAGCTATGTATAATTCTAAGATTGTTGGAACAGCTAATGCCATAGCTCGTGGATGGGGTAATCTAGGGGGAGGattcacatttattttgatGCCAGGATTATTCCAGTTAATAAAAGTAATAGGAGCAGACGAATTTATGGCATGGAAATTAGCAGTCGTGGTTCCTTCATTAATTTGTGTATTAACAG gcaTTTCTATAATTTTCACATCTGATGATTGTCCTCAAGGACATTGGGACAATCGGCTTATGCCAACCACACTAACATGTTCTACAGACAAAACGAAACAAACGCAAGGAGTCACCAACCAAGGATTCGAACACACTTCAGATGAAGACGGTAATGCAAGTAAAG CTGTAAGTGAAACACATATTGACGGAAAGAAATTTGAGCCTTCATCATCAGAAATTCGaaacaacaatgaaaaacaCATATCTAATCAAAGCAACAGGTTTTGGTCAATAATAACTATATTGGTTTTGGTGATACAGTATGGGATGTGTTTTGGTGTTGAAATTGCTGTCAATACCGTTATGAACCTTTATTTCTTGTACAACTTTAAAAAGGAGGGTTGTGTAGAATGGAGTAATTCATTCTCTAACATTACAATCACAACAATGAAAAGTGAAGTTAAAGAGGCGGACACAAATGAATGTAGTATCCTAGGTCAAGATACTGCAAGTTTAATTGCATCATTGTTTGGTTTGATGAATCTATTTGCTAGGGCAATGGGAGGAATATACTCAGACATAATGCGAAAATATTTAGGTATAGCTGGTCGTCTTGTTGCTCAATTTACATGCTTAGTATGTGAAGGTATAATGTTGATAATATTTAGTCAAATGTCTACTATATCAACGTCCATAGCTGTAATGATATTTTTCAGCATGTTTGTCCAGATGTCAGAAGGAACAACATTTGCTATTGTACCGTATGTCTTACCTTCTCACGTAGGAATTGTTGCGGGGTTAGTTGGAGCAGGAGGAAATGCAGGGGCTCTTGTATGGAATACATTATGGCGTCAGTTTGTTGAACAAAATCCAAGTCAGTGGTTTTGGCTTTTGGGCATTATAGTTTTATCCGGAAGTCTGTTGACTTTTTTAATCGAAGTTCAGGAAAAAAGAATTTGGAATGTATTTTTGTGTTGTAAACATAAGGAAAGAAAATACAccatataa
- the LOC134685317 gene encoding uncharacterized protein LOC134685317: MPCCTKVLGKIQAKQIEQDDLGKAKQFRLFSIARPYMRSFHSSWFCFFIAFTSWFGLQPLLPTIRKELNLSKTDLANSGIASVAATVAVRVIIGPMCDRYGPRKTMSCLLISGAVPMALAGLIKSGTGLIILRLFVGILGGTFVPCQFWTTAMFSSKIVGTANAIAAGWGNLGGGFTFILMPGLFRLMEVFGAHEFLAWKIAVVIPSVICVLIGILILFTSDDCPNGHWDNRTLPPSAKLPEKKTDETQGVANLGFKNDSQTEEMSKEVEKETNVDKLEEQTSPIEQREDNKEPTSLVGKFWAAVTMVVLVMQYGMCFGVEIAVNTVMNLYFLYRFKKEDCLKDINNPFNKTNMTTPSLVRLDDTNECSILDQDTASLIASLFGLMNLFARAMGGIYSDVLRQHLGIAGRLTAHFTCLVGEGVMLIIFSTMTTIPNAIAVMIFFSVFVQMSEGTTYAIVPYVLPLHIGIVAGLVGAGGNAGALIWNTIWRQLVEDDPSRWFWLIGLTVLSGSVLTLLVEVQDQRIWDVFVCGKRRKKKYNL, translated from the exons ATGCCTTGCTGTACAAAAGTTCTCGGGAAAATCCAAGCGAAACAGATCGAACAAGATGATCTTGGAAAAGCAAAACAATTTAGATTATTCAGCATTGCTCGTCCATACATGCGAAGTTTCCACTCATCgtggttttgttttttcatcGCTTTCACTTCATGGTTTGGGTTACAACCATTACTCCCCACTATAAGAAAGGAACTCAACTTATCAAAAACCGACCTTGCTAACTCAGGCATTGCTAGTGTAGCTGCTACTGTGGCTGTTAGGGTTATTATTGGACCTATGTGTGACAGATATGGACCTCGAAAAACAATGTCTTGTCTTCTAATTTCTGGTGCTGTACCTATGGCACTAGCTGGGTTAATCAAAAGTGGCACAGGTCTGATTATATTGCGATTATTCGTTGGAATATTAGGTGGAACATTCGTTCCGTGTCAGTTCTGGACTACAGCAATGTTTAGTTCTAAGATTGTTGGAACTGCTAACGCCATAGCTGCAGGATGGGGAAATCTAGGTGGAGgctttacttttatattaatgcCGGGATTATTCCGGTTAATGGAAGTATTTGGAGCACATGAATTTCTGGCATGGAAGATAGCAGTCGTTATACCTTCAGTTATATGTGTTCTCATAG ggATTTTAATACTGTTCACTTCTGATGATTGTCCAAACGGCCATTGGGACAACAGAACATTACCACCATCAGCCAAATTACCAGAAAAGAAAACAGATGAAACACAAGGTGTTGCGAATTTAGGATTTAAAAATGACTCACAGACAGAAGAGATGTCAAAGGAAG TCGAAAAGGAAACAAATGTTGACAAACTTGAAGAGCAGACGTCTCCAATAGAACAGAGAGAGGACAATAAAGAGCCAACCAGCCTAGTTGGCAAGTTTTGGGCAGCTGTTACGATGGTGGTTTTAGTGATGCAGTACGGAATGTGTTTTGGAGTAGAAATAGCTGTCAATACCGTTATGAacctttattttctatatagatttaaaaaggAGGACTGTTTGAAGGATATCAATAAtccatttaataaaacaaacatgactACACCAAGTCTTGTCCGACTGGACGACACTAACGAATGCAGCATTCTTGATCAGGATACAGCTAGTTTGATTGCATCCTTATTTGGTCTAATGAATCTGTTTGCTAGGGCAATGGGTGGGATTTATTCTGATGTTTTGCGTCAACATTTAGGAATTGCGGGTCGTCTTACAGCCCATTTCACTTGTCTTGTAGGAGAGGGCGTAATGCTAATAATCTTTAGTACTATGACTACTATACCCAACGCTATTGCTGTCATGATATTTTTCAGCGTGTTCGTACAAATGTCCGAAGGGACAACCTATGCTATCGTCCCTTATGTACTTCCATTACACATTGGTATTGTAGCGGGATTAGTGGGAGCAGGTGGGAACGCTGGCGCTCTGATATGGAATACAATATGGCGACAGTTAGTGGAGGACGATCCAAGTAGGTGGTTTTGGCTTATAGGATTAACCGTTTTATCCGGAAGCGTACTGACGCTTTTAGTTGAGGTACAAGATCAGCGGATCTGGGATGTATTTGTTTGTGGTAAACGTCGTAAAAAGAAGTACAACTTAtag
- the LOC134685315 gene encoding serine/threonine-protein kinase TAO2-like, which yields MELFDKLEGLLKSLTGKVCTEKNIDQALELLDAIKGYTKTQENKGIVRRVDVNDLDKKWAEIGSGHFGCVYTSRYGGSKVAVKIFKEESKSQIREGKILQDLSHENIIAYRGYGYISQTKSQEMNIRVSDGNTSEIMFLVMEYIDQNLLKYVDGMRVHERKGLRYDMVWNIGQQIISALNYLHNLNIAHRDLKPDNILLEVGPRRVVVKLADFGLATHGNEINTNPPRDKRMSSGMSGSIASSSVAHVRWGAPEVLGRKWSLEDYKKADIYCFKNVLTFMLNGERPYDTMSTNTLADFTNQQASIPFPHLPKTLAGPLKNVISKCHQEIPNLRPTAEIILKDFFSLENNPYLLPTDPKTEAEFFSWGFMDKTDIFVADSCTDKEASQIGFYESGMRPTGYDHSDLKCLIEVEKAPYRDRPDEWYLEEDYIDNLDEFMTMARKKVIDNNPTVALKGLAFARPGEEENQLIEFKFKESEYIHHRAMRKIWIDFSNQQKIEELPSKADVHPYFSNTFGLHVAVLTNEGPGKPQKFLFPRRVQREGMAAPGKFTCGAVESASKPDYKIHNGETYVDLVNTAARGLKEELGLELSGSDLDAICLTTVYLKFDTHEWGLCGFVDLTDERIDAKHRISANSLKDIFSTGPKDKFEHQTLTFIDFDLKTMVEFVFNNHENFASSAKLVVVKVLQAFYGWQRVQQEFEIMRHGK from the coding sequence ATGGAGTTATTTGATAAATTGGAAGGTCTTCTTAAATCATTAACCGGGAAAGTCTGTACCGAAAAGAATATTGATCAAGCACTAGAGCTACTTGATGCCATCAAAGGCTATACGAAAACTCAGGAAAATAAAGGAATCGTTCGTCGTGTCGACGTGAATGATCTAGATAAAAAATGGGCAGAGATTGGGTCTGGACATTTTGGATGTGTATATACCAGCAGATATGGGGGATCAAAGGTtgctgttaaaatatttaaagaagaaTCAAAATCACAAATTCGAGAGGGAAAGATACTGCAGGACTTGAGCCATGAAAATATAATAGCATATCGAGGATATGGGTATATATCACAAACAAAATCGCAAGAAATGAATATACGAGTAAGTGACGGAAACACAAGTGAAATAATGTTTCTGGTTATGGAGTATATAGATCAAAACCTATTAAAGTATGTCGATGGGATGAGAGTTCATGAAAGGAAAGGACTTCGCTACGATATGGTTTGGAATATTGGACAGCAGATCATTAGTGCATTGAACTATCTCCATAACCTGAACATCGCTCATCGCGATCTTAAACCGGATAATATTCTTCTGGAGGTTGGCCCGAGGAGAGTCGTCGTAAAACTGGCAGACTTTGGTCTGGCAACACACGGTAATGAAATCAACACCAATCCTCCACGAGATAAGAGGATGTCATCGGGGATGAGCGGGTCCATAGCCAGTTCCAGCGTTGCACATGTAAGATGGGGTGCACCTGAAGTATTAGGTCGTAAATGGTCATTGGAAGATTATAAAAAGGCGGACATATATTGCTTCAAGAATGTATTGACATTCATGTTGAATGGTGAACGACCTTATGATACAATGTCGACGAATACGCTTGCTGACTTTACAAATCAGCAAGCAAGCATTCCATTTCCTCATTTGCCTAAAACTCTAGCTGGTCCATTGAAAAATGTGATTTCAAAGTGTCATCAAGAGATTCCAAATTTGAGGCCAACAGCggaaataattttgaaagatttCTTCAGTTTGGAAAATAATCCCTATCTACTACCTACTGATCCGAAGACCGAAGCCGAATTCTTTAGTTGGGGCTTCATGGATAAGACTGATATATTTGTTGCTGACTCGTGTACTGACAAAGAAGCGTCACAAATCGGTTTCTATGAATCTGGAATGAGACCAACTGGATACGACCATTCGGATTTGAAATGTCTCATTGAAGTGGAAAAGGCTCCATATCGAGACAGACCAGATGAGTGGTATCTTGAGGAAGATTATATAGATAATCTGGACGAATTTATGACAATGGCAAGGAAAAAAGTAATAGACAACAATCCTACTGTAGCTTTGAAGGGATTGGCATTTGCAAGACCCGGTGAAGAAGAAAACCAACTAATTGAATTCAAATTCAAAGAGTCTGAATATATTCATCATAGGGCTATGAGAAAGATATGGATTGATTTTTCAAATCAGCAAAAGATTGAGGAACTTCCCTCAAAGGCGGACGTGCATCCATATTTTAGTAACACGTTTGGTCTGCATGTTGCAGTCCTTACAAATGAAGGTCCCGGTAAAcctcaaaagtttttatttccaCGTCGTGTTCAAAGAGAAGGAATGGCTGCGCCAGGAAAATTCACTTGTGGAGCCGTCGAAAGTGCATCTAAACCGGACTACAAGATACACAACGGTGAAACGTATGTTGACTTAGTCAATACTGCAGCACGCGGACTGAAAGAGGAACTTGGGCTCGAACTTTCAGGAAGTGACTTAGATGCTATTTGTTTGACAACAGTTTACTTGAAATTCGACACTCATGAATGGGGATTATGTGGTTTTGTAGATTTAACAGATGAAAGAATAGATGCAAAGCATAGAATAAGTGCCAATAGTTTGAAAGATATATTTAGCACTGGACCGAAAGACAAATTTGAACACCAAACACTGACGTTTatagattttgatttaaaaacaatggtTGAATTCGTTTTCAATAACCATGAAAACTTCGCAAGCTCTGCAAAACTTGTAGTTGTGAAAGTTTTGCAAGCCTTCTATGGGTGGCAACGAGTACAACAAGAGTTTGAAATTATGCGCCATGGGAAATAG